One window from the genome of Cardiocondyla obscurior isolate alpha-2009 linkage group LG04, Cobs3.1, whole genome shotgun sequence encodes:
- the LOC139101463 gene encoding gem-associated protein 7 — MIEQDEIDSSANRIDLSFASPEKQNARTLLRERFLRVVTGVIGKPADFYLHENTHVSGEFRGCDTECFKVFVKNLETPMGTIPGAILRSSDIICLDIDNLDIDQ, encoded by the exons ATGATCGAGCAGGACGAAATTGATTCGAGTGCGAATAGGATCGATTTGTCGTTCGCATCTCCAGAGAAACAAAACGCTCGGACGCTTCTGCGCGAACGTTTTCTGCGTGTCGTTACTGGCGTTATCG GAAAACCAGCAGATTTTTACTTGCACGAAAATACACATGTATCGGGTGAATTCAGAGGTTGCGACACAGAGTGTTTCAAGGTTTTTGTAAAAAACTTGGAGACACCGATGGGAACAATACCAGGAGCCATCCTTCGAAGCAGTGATATTATTTGTTTAGACATAGACAATCTTGATATCGAtcaatga
- the LOC139102363 gene encoding RNA-binding protein 24 isoform X2: protein MLMPGAAGLGVGAVGAVGAVSAPAPDELVQGLGALAGTTPQQKDTTWTKLFVGGLPYHTTDKSLREHFNVYGDIEEAVVITDRQTGKSRGYGFVIMGDRPAAERACKDPNPIIDGRKANVNLAILGAKPRGNLQTTFPFAAGIRAGYPAVLPGQYGVPPGYVYQSPYLAAAAPGGLVPLPTTQLSHAAAVAAASQFYEYQNAAAAAATYPGTSYNTFAEAYPYTTAAAAANAAAAGYVAPYTAYATLPGAAGLPAAAAAAATAAGAAFPGLPYQTTPQEARLQ from the exons ATGCTGATGCCGGGTGCCGCGGGTCTCGGTGTGGGCGCAGTCGGCGCGGTGGGTGCCGTCAGCGCTCCAGCACCCGACGAGCTGGTGCAAGGATTGGGGGCCCTAGCCGGCACTACGCCACAGCAAAAAGACACGACATGGACAAAGCTGTTCGTCGGCGGACTACCCTACCACACTACCGATAAGAGCCTCAGAGAGCACTTCAACGTTTACGGAGATATCGAGGAGGCGGTCGTTATTACGGATAGACAAACCGGGAAGAGCAGGGGCTATGGCTtc GTAATTATGGGAGATAGGCCGGCAGCGGAGAGGGCATGCAAAGATCCCAACCCTATTATCGATGGTCGCAAGGCAAACGTAAACCTGGCCATTCTCGGAGCTAAGCCCAGGGGTAACTTGCAAACGA CATTCCCGTTCGCTGCAGGCATTCGGGCCGGTTACCCAGCAGTGCTTCCCGGACAGTACGG GGTACCACCGGGCTACGTATACCAGTCGCCCTATCTAGCAGCCGCAGCGCCAGGTGGCTTGGTACCACTCCCGACGACGCAGCTGAGCCACgcggccgccgtcgccgcggcgTCACAATTCTACGAGTACCAAAACGCGGCGGCAGCCGCCGCGACCTACCCGGGAACATCGTACAACACCTTCGCCGAGGCGTACCCGTACACAACCGCGGCTGCGGCTG CTAATGCGGCCGCGGCTGGTTACGTAGCACCCTACACAGCGTATGCGACTTTGCCAGGTGCCGCGGGATTGccagcggcggcagcggcagcggcaACGGCAGCTGGAGCGGCTTTCCCGGGCTTACCGTATCAGACAACACCTCAGGAGGCCAGATTGCAATAA
- the Oatp33ea gene encoding solute carrier organic anion transporter family member 74D isoform X2: MSRNCGICGIYPRWLQNRATVKSFIAVYGLLGTVQAMAFIYIIVTLTTLEKRFKIPSRTTGIILSGNEISQILSLILTYYGGSSHRPRWIAVGVGLSALSCLVLALPHFIYGPGKDALALTKEYLDHTLLNVTTASSDLAICPRTDEPELCDADAKQSISYLPRLLVFISQFILGIGTTLYYGLGQTYLDDNTKKKNSPMLLSITFALRTVGPAIGFLLGYGCLSLYIDPKLHPVITKKDPRWLGAWWLGWIILGVTMGMFAVLIATFPRELPTINDTSKQDGEVPLKLDLVLQQKPPIQMEPANPMPIEPEHIPTIREFPKAMKRLLTNWLLTCNNLSAVFYILGASAYITFLAKYLEVQYSTSTAGGTVIAGPISLIGMVLGFLLSGLVISKFKPGPRPLLAWNVLVGICFVLGQILFIFLGCTDSGIRGVNLETMQMNLTADCNADCNCLGVKYAPVCHEASKTTFFSACHAGCQAILDDKQFTNCSCLPLSESSRIESDFNSSRIFISERQKYLPDSQALPPIFDTVRAGPCISECSRSYLLFMVLTCIIQTLGCSGKIGNVLVNYRCVEKRDKSFAQGITLMIVSLLALIPGPIIYGAIIDSTCLIWEESCGTRGNCWFYHRDNFRYLVNISSAGFTLVGVFFDGAVCYLGKNLDLYGAMDSDKRREFVKENAEIDDIDKRKEVNGNLNLRTEHSRL; encoded by the exons ATGAGTAGAAATTGTGGGATTTGTGGCATTTATCCCAGATGGCTGCAAAATCGAGCCACTGTGAAGAGTTTCATCGCGGTATACGGTTTACTGGGCACTGTTCAAGCAATGGCATTTATCTACATCATCGTTACCCTGACAACTTTGGAGAAGAGATTCAAGATACCTAGTCGCACGACGG GGATAATTCTTTCGGGTAACGAGATTTCGCAGATCCTGTCTTTAATCTTAACCTATTATGGCGGATCTAGCCACCGGCCAAGATGGATCGCTGTTGGAGTGGGTTTGAGCGCCCTGTCTTGTCTCGTTCTGGCGCTTCCGCACTTTATATACGGTCCCGGCAAAGATGCCCTAGCGTTGACGAAAGAGTACCTGGATCATACTCTGCTAAACGTGACAACCGCCTCAAGCGATCTCGCGATTTGCCCGCGCACAGACGAGCCGGAACTCTGCGACGCCGACGCCAAGCAGAGCATTAGCTATCTTCCTCGACTGCTGGTTTTTATATCTCAATTTATTCTCGGCATCGGAACTACTCTATATTACGGTCTGGGGCAGACATACTTGGACGACaacacaaaaaagaaaaattcaccTATGCTTTTAA gTATTACATTCGCCTTGCGTACTGTCGGCCCAGCGATCGGATTTCTACTGGGCTATGGTTGCCTAAGTTTGTATATAGACCCAAAGCTTCATCCTGTTATTACGAAGAAGGATCCACGATGGTTAGGTGCGTGGTGGCTCGGCTGGATCATTCTTGGCGTCACGATGGGTATGTTCGCCGTTTTGATCGCTACGTTCCCACGTGAACTTCCTACAATAAACGATACTTCCAAACAG GATGGCGAAGTTCCTTTGAAGTTAGATTTAGTGCTGCAACAAAAGCCTCCGATACAAATGGAGCCTGCCAATCCGATGCCTATAGAACCCGAGCATATACCGACGATCCGTGAATTTCCAAAAGCCATGAAGCGACTGTTAACAAACTGGCTACTGACCTGCAACAATTTAAGCGCTGTATTTTACATACTTGGCGCTTCTGCTTATATCACGTTCTTGGCGAAGTATCTTGAAGTTCAGTACAGTACGTCTACGGCTGGTGGCACCGTGATAGCgg gtCCCATATCGCTGATCGGTATGGTACTAGGGTTCCTACTATCGGGATTAGTAATTAGCAAATTTAAACCGGGCCCCAGGCCGCTACTCGCGTGGAACGTGCTCGTCGGTATCTGCTTTGTCTTGGGCCAAATACTCTTCATATTTCTAGGCTGCACAGACTCCGGAATCCGCGGCGTAAACTTAGAAACTATGCA AATGAATTTGACAGCCGATTGCAACGCCGATTGCAACTGTTTAGGCGTCAAGTATGCGCCCGTCTGCCACGAAGCATCGAAGACAACTTTCTTTTCCGCTTGTCACGCGGGCTGTCAAGCGATCTTAGACGACAAGCAGTTTACGAACTGCAGTTGTCTGCCGTTAAGCGAGTCGAGTCGTATCGAAAGCGACTTCAACTCTAGCAGGATCTTTATTTCAGAGCGACAGAAGTACCTGCCCGATTCACAGGCGCTGCCACCGATCTTCGACACGGTCCGCGCCGGTCCCTGCATCAGCGAATGCAGTCGGTCGTACCTGCTCTTCATGGTGCTTACCTGCATTATCCAAACGTTAGGCTGCTCCGGGAAAATCGGCAACGTTCTGGTGAACTATAGATGCGTCGAGAAGAGGGACAAGAGTTTTGCCCAGGGCATTACGCTGATGATCGTCTCGCTGCTGGCTCTGATCCCGGGGCCGATCATTTACGGGGCCATCATCGACTCGACCTGCCTGATATGGGAGGAGTCCTGCGGGACTAGAGGCAACTGCTGGTTCTACCACAGGGATAATTTCCGATACTTGGTGAACATCTCGTCGGCTG GGTTTACCTTAGTAGGAGTATTTTTCGATGGTGCAGTTTGTTATCTCGGAAAAAATTTGGATCTGTACGGCGCCATGGACAGTGACAAAAGACGTGAGTTCGTGAAGGAGAACGCTGAGATTGATGATATAGACAAAAGGAAGGAAGTTAACGGAAATTTAAATCTGAGGACAGAGCACAGCCGTCTATGA
- the LOC139101464 gene encoding uncharacterized protein encodes MGSFIIVLTVFAVYCSEVYCDTLPTEVTKPEDPALLEKSNNSHATIERESFWKNLGLSKRRTARLEASRYLEGANSAADVRKGRFLNSLAFLTGLSFGGLATAASSTMKSIAKMPQMFSINLGSSKTSPYFAAYYSQYPYAPLLPYPFFYPGPFGITPVIDAAKPQTSQNDLAPQVINLFEHRPIDLAGNNEDYDTDEEKSNGGNRADDRVRAEADRNAEEKGTTRGCKEGHRKSSKGAARDREYLQQTSDVDLRAAMNFRAGNQSILGNIIDSILGGGNTTITTPPNNDTNTTQLPQHHHHHHHHHHGDYTDYPPFQGYYGGYPQNVHHVDLTTTQPYTQLSYNVPYEQPNYYHDDKYNAHPGLSPSYSPSISPGRNEYQATDFNRLYSEFQPPSNNDGFKPLK; translated from the exons ATGGGCTCCTTCATCATCGTTTTAACAGTCTTCGCCGTGTATTGCAGTG aggTGTACTGTGACACACTTCCGACCGAAGTGACCAAACCAGAAGATCCCGCCCTCCTCGAGAAGAGCAACAATAGTCATGCGACGATCGAGAGGGAAAGCTTTTGGAAGAATCTCGGTTTATCAAAACGCAGAACGGCGAGATTGGAGGCATCGAGATATCTCGAGGGCGCGAACAGCGCGGCGGACGTAAGAAAAGGCCGATTTCTAAACAGCTTGGCTTTCCTAACTGGACTGAGTTTCGGCGGGCTGGCTACCGCTGCGTCTTCGACCATGAAGAGTATCGCGAAAATGCCGCAAATGTTCAGCATTAATCTGGGCTCCTCGAAAACCTCACCGTACTTTGCCGCTTACTACAGCCAGTATCCGTACGCTCCTCTACTGCCCTATCCGTTTTTTTATCCTGGGCCTTTCGGAATTACGCCCGTGATCGACGCCGCGAAACCCCAGACGTCGCAGAACGACCTGGCGCCCCAGGTGATAAACCTGTTCGAGCACAGACCAATTGACCTCGCAGGCAACAACGAAGACTACGACACCGACGAGGAGAAGTCCAATGGGGGCAATAGGGCTGACGATCGCGTAAGAGCCGAAGCCGATCGCAACGCGGAAGAGAAG GGTACGACACGCGGGTGCAAAGAAGGCCACCGGAAGAGCAGCAAAGGAGCGGCCAGAGACCGTGAATACCTCCAACAAACGAGCGACGTCGATTTGCGAGCGGCGATGAATTTTCGAGCTGGGAATCAGAGCATACTGGGTAACATAATAGATAGCATTCTAGGTGGCGGTAATACGACCATTACGACTCCGCCGAACAACGATACGAACACGACGCAACTTCCGCAGCATCACCACCATCACCACCATCACCACCATGGTGATTACACGGATTATCCACCCTTTCAGGGGTATTACGGGGGCTATCCGCAGAACGTGCACCATGTGGACCTTACAACGACGCAACCGTATACGCAGCTCAGCTACAACGTACCGTACGAACAACCTAATTACTATCACGACGATAAGTACAACGCTCACCCGGGCCTGAGTCCGTCTTATTCTCCGTCGATCTCGCCTGGACGCAACGAGTACCAAGCCACGGATTTCAACCGATTGTACTCAGAGTTTCAGCCGCCGAGCAACAACGACGGCTTTAAACCTCTAAAATAG
- the LOC139102363 gene encoding RNA-binding protein 24-A isoform X1: protein MLMPGAAGLGVGAVGAVGAVSAPAPDELVQGLGALAGTTPQQKDTTWTKLFVGGLPYHTTDKSLREHFNVYGDIEEAVVITDRQTGKSRGYGFVIMGDRPAAERACKDPNPIIDGRKANVNLAILGAKPRGNLQTTFPFAAGIRAGYPAVLPGQYGVPPGYVYQSPYLAAAAPGGLVPLPTTQLSHAAAVAAASQFYEYQNAAAAAATYPGTSYNTFAEAYPYTTAAAAGTCLNSAQSKGSNYPIHHQHHQQQQQSGPGATLAHQQRLEKALLPQFLPSVLRDYANAAAAGYVAPYTAYATLPGAAGLPAAAAAAATAAGAAFPGLPYQTTPQEARLQ, encoded by the exons ATGCTGATGCCGGGTGCCGCGGGTCTCGGTGTGGGCGCAGTCGGCGCGGTGGGTGCCGTCAGCGCTCCAGCACCCGACGAGCTGGTGCAAGGATTGGGGGCCCTAGCCGGCACTACGCCACAGCAAAAAGACACGACATGGACAAAGCTGTTCGTCGGCGGACTACCCTACCACACTACCGATAAGAGCCTCAGAGAGCACTTCAACGTTTACGGAGATATCGAGGAGGCGGTCGTTATTACGGATAGACAAACCGGGAAGAGCAGGGGCTATGGCTtc GTAATTATGGGAGATAGGCCGGCAGCGGAGAGGGCATGCAAAGATCCCAACCCTATTATCGATGGTCGCAAGGCAAACGTAAACCTGGCCATTCTCGGAGCTAAGCCCAGGGGTAACTTGCAAACGA CATTCCCGTTCGCTGCAGGCATTCGGGCCGGTTACCCAGCAGTGCTTCCCGGACAGTACGG GGTACCACCGGGCTACGTATACCAGTCGCCCTATCTAGCAGCCGCAGCGCCAGGTGGCTTGGTACCACTCCCGACGACGCAGCTGAGCCACgcggccgccgtcgccgcggcgTCACAATTCTACGAGTACCAAAACGCGGCGGCAGCCGCCGCGACCTACCCGGGAACATCGTACAACACCTTCGCCGAGGCGTACCCGTACACAACCGCGGCTGCGGCTGGTACGTGTTTGAATAGTGCCCAGAGCAAGGGTAGCAACTACCCGATACACCACCAACACCACCAACAGCAACAGCAAAGCGGACCCGGCGCGACGCTGGCGCATCAACAGCGGCTGGAGAAAGCTCTCCTGCCGCAGTTTCTGCCGTCCGTGCTCCGTGATTACG CTAATGCGGCCGCGGCTGGTTACGTAGCACCCTACACAGCGTATGCGACTTTGCCAGGTGCCGCGGGATTGccagcggcggcagcggcagcggcaACGGCAGCTGGAGCGGCTTTCCCGGGCTTACCGTATCAGACAACACCTCAGGAGGCCAGATTGCAATAA
- the LOC139101461 gene encoding mediator of RNA polymerase II transcription subunit 30 isoform X1 — protein sequence MAGQQHPFLSGFPNVQQSAMRTQFGGGQMVSGLMGPQQGNMVSSQQFGMGVGVGVGVGNVGSNAMGMPNTQQVLAQQQQQQQSMAIQQQMQQMQQQQLQLQQQQQAAMVQQNNQANNQATTPQTPVPPTQPPPRQQQNKEFNTASLCRYGQETVQEIVSRTLELFQTLKVLQPPNGTGQGANMANEKKKKVYEQLEMIKMMFKRLRLIYEKCNENCQLQGMEYTHIESLIPLKEEWDMKSDEKKTSEAYRLTCEERKEIMEQVVLKNRHIKEIIDHLRRIISEINTMLNMRRS from the exons ATGGCTGGGCAACAACATCCTTTTTTATCTGGATTTCCTAATGTGCAGCAGTCCGCTATGCGCACACAGTTTGGTGGTGGACAAATGGTTTCTGGTTTGATGGGGCCACAACAAGGGA ATATGGTGAGCTCTCAACAATTTGGCATGGGAGTGGGAGTTGGAGTGGGTGTTGGCAATGTTGGCTCTAATGCCATGGGAATGCCTAATACTCAGCAAGTTTTGGcccagcagcagcagcaacagcagtcTATGGCGATTCAACAGCAAATGCAACAGATGCAACAGCAGCAGTTGCAACtacagcagcaacagcaagcTGCCATGGTACAGCAAAATAATCAAGCTAATAATCAGGCCACAACACCACAGACTCCTGTACCACCTACTCAACCACCGCCTCGACAACAACAGAATAAGGAGTTTAATACTGCCAGCTTGTGTAGATATGGGCAAGAGACTGTGCAAGAAATTGTCAGCCGTACCCTAGAACTCTTTCAAACTCTCAAAGTCCTTCAACCACCTAAtg GTACTGGACAGGGAGCAAATATGgcgaatgaaaaaaagaaaaaagtctaCGAGCAATTAGAAATGATCAAAATGATGTTCAAACGCCTGAGACTGATATACGAAAAGTGTAATGAAAACTGTCAGCTGCAAGGGATGGAGTACACGCATATAGAAAGTTTAATTCCATTGAAGGAGGAATGGGATATGAAATCCGACGAGAAGAAGACATCGGAGGCCTACAGACTCACCTGCGAGGAGAGGAAGGAAATTATGGAG CAAGTGGTATTGAAAAATAGGCATattaaggaaataattgaCCATCTAAGGCGCattatttcagaaataaatacaatgttaAATATGCGTCGATCTTAG
- the Oatp33ea gene encoding solute carrier organic anion transporter family member 74D isoform X1, giving the protein MDFEKETARSMSRNCGICGIYPRWLQNRATVKSFIAVYGLLGTVQAMAFIYIIVTLTTLEKRFKIPSRTTGIILSGNEISQILSLILTYYGGSSHRPRWIAVGVGLSALSCLVLALPHFIYGPGKDALALTKEYLDHTLLNVTTASSDLAICPRTDEPELCDADAKQSISYLPRLLVFISQFILGIGTTLYYGLGQTYLDDNTKKKNSPMLLSITFALRTVGPAIGFLLGYGCLSLYIDPKLHPVITKKDPRWLGAWWLGWIILGVTMGMFAVLIATFPRELPTINDTSKQDGEVPLKLDLVLQQKPPIQMEPANPMPIEPEHIPTIREFPKAMKRLLTNWLLTCNNLSAVFYILGASAYITFLAKYLEVQYSTSTAGGTVIAGPISLIGMVLGFLLSGLVISKFKPGPRPLLAWNVLVGICFVLGQILFIFLGCTDSGIRGVNLETMQMNLTADCNADCNCLGVKYAPVCHEASKTTFFSACHAGCQAILDDKQFTNCSCLPLSESSRIESDFNSSRIFISERQKYLPDSQALPPIFDTVRAGPCISECSRSYLLFMVLTCIIQTLGCSGKIGNVLVNYRCVEKRDKSFAQGITLMIVSLLALIPGPIIYGAIIDSTCLIWEESCGTRGNCWFYHRDNFRYLVNISSAGFTLVGVFFDGAVCYLGKNLDLYGAMDSDKRREFVKENAEIDDIDKRKEVNGNLNLRTEHSRL; this is encoded by the exons ATGGATTTTGAAAAAG agaCAGCCAGAAGTATGAGTAGAAATTGTGGGATTTGTGGCATTTATCCCAGATGGCTGCAAAATCGAGCCACTGTGAAGAGTTTCATCGCGGTATACGGTTTACTGGGCACTGTTCAAGCAATGGCATTTATCTACATCATCGTTACCCTGACAACTTTGGAGAAGAGATTCAAGATACCTAGTCGCACGACGG GGATAATTCTTTCGGGTAACGAGATTTCGCAGATCCTGTCTTTAATCTTAACCTATTATGGCGGATCTAGCCACCGGCCAAGATGGATCGCTGTTGGAGTGGGTTTGAGCGCCCTGTCTTGTCTCGTTCTGGCGCTTCCGCACTTTATATACGGTCCCGGCAAAGATGCCCTAGCGTTGACGAAAGAGTACCTGGATCATACTCTGCTAAACGTGACAACCGCCTCAAGCGATCTCGCGATTTGCCCGCGCACAGACGAGCCGGAACTCTGCGACGCCGACGCCAAGCAGAGCATTAGCTATCTTCCTCGACTGCTGGTTTTTATATCTCAATTTATTCTCGGCATCGGAACTACTCTATATTACGGTCTGGGGCAGACATACTTGGACGACaacacaaaaaagaaaaattcaccTATGCTTTTAA gTATTACATTCGCCTTGCGTACTGTCGGCCCAGCGATCGGATTTCTACTGGGCTATGGTTGCCTAAGTTTGTATATAGACCCAAAGCTTCATCCTGTTATTACGAAGAAGGATCCACGATGGTTAGGTGCGTGGTGGCTCGGCTGGATCATTCTTGGCGTCACGATGGGTATGTTCGCCGTTTTGATCGCTACGTTCCCACGTGAACTTCCTACAATAAACGATACTTCCAAACAG GATGGCGAAGTTCCTTTGAAGTTAGATTTAGTGCTGCAACAAAAGCCTCCGATACAAATGGAGCCTGCCAATCCGATGCCTATAGAACCCGAGCATATACCGACGATCCGTGAATTTCCAAAAGCCATGAAGCGACTGTTAACAAACTGGCTACTGACCTGCAACAATTTAAGCGCTGTATTTTACATACTTGGCGCTTCTGCTTATATCACGTTCTTGGCGAAGTATCTTGAAGTTCAGTACAGTACGTCTACGGCTGGTGGCACCGTGATAGCgg gtCCCATATCGCTGATCGGTATGGTACTAGGGTTCCTACTATCGGGATTAGTAATTAGCAAATTTAAACCGGGCCCCAGGCCGCTACTCGCGTGGAACGTGCTCGTCGGTATCTGCTTTGTCTTGGGCCAAATACTCTTCATATTTCTAGGCTGCACAGACTCCGGAATCCGCGGCGTAAACTTAGAAACTATGCA AATGAATTTGACAGCCGATTGCAACGCCGATTGCAACTGTTTAGGCGTCAAGTATGCGCCCGTCTGCCACGAAGCATCGAAGACAACTTTCTTTTCCGCTTGTCACGCGGGCTGTCAAGCGATCTTAGACGACAAGCAGTTTACGAACTGCAGTTGTCTGCCGTTAAGCGAGTCGAGTCGTATCGAAAGCGACTTCAACTCTAGCAGGATCTTTATTTCAGAGCGACAGAAGTACCTGCCCGATTCACAGGCGCTGCCACCGATCTTCGACACGGTCCGCGCCGGTCCCTGCATCAGCGAATGCAGTCGGTCGTACCTGCTCTTCATGGTGCTTACCTGCATTATCCAAACGTTAGGCTGCTCCGGGAAAATCGGCAACGTTCTGGTGAACTATAGATGCGTCGAGAAGAGGGACAAGAGTTTTGCCCAGGGCATTACGCTGATGATCGTCTCGCTGCTGGCTCTGATCCCGGGGCCGATCATTTACGGGGCCATCATCGACTCGACCTGCCTGATATGGGAGGAGTCCTGCGGGACTAGAGGCAACTGCTGGTTCTACCACAGGGATAATTTCCGATACTTGGTGAACATCTCGTCGGCTG GGTTTACCTTAGTAGGAGTATTTTTCGATGGTGCAGTTTGTTATCTCGGAAAAAATTTGGATCTGTACGGCGCCATGGACAGTGACAAAAGACGTGAGTTCGTGAAGGAGAACGCTGAGATTGATGATATAGACAAAAGGAAGGAAGTTAACGGAAATTTAAATCTGAGGACAGAGCACAGCCGTCTATGA
- the LOC139101458 gene encoding uncharacterized protein gives MQAAGMLRGTRAISLLVLLVPLIGNAYSSPIQYLPSIPGYIPVYIRYGDEPLQGINPELAEAFGETSNSSSQKTDHTLASESDNFKDDINALLEESKREHDYPLHVRAAESRSFASVNEQGNPDKPKLLTIYTLPDDNDRPRRRYRGRSRIKNSRKQPTSKVNPLSDEEKEELEKLAVEVEKEETKPNELYAPNPRYPGSRSKSTHGRHKPHDFTAPIKVQVPLDEALNLPKTPQSTDFSRSNSDVPKVEKKEPSFKEQPLAIWPGVFKVSPVDLPTDNETFKNSISEIDGKKPPTVKIDLLETPQNTNFWESSNDYNIAAPETDEEESPVKVQRPSTILSNVNKLSPIDLPNQNENNGNKKIKDCA, from the exons ATGCAGGCTGCCGGGATGTTGCGTGGTACCAGGGCTATCTCCCTTCTGGTACTCCTGGTACCCCTCATTGGCAATGCTT ATTCAAGTCCTATTCAATATTTACCAAGTATCCCAGGATATATTCCCGTTTACATAAGGTATGGGGACGAGCCACTGCAAGGAATTAATCCTGAGCTGGCCGAGGCTTTCGGAGAGACATCAAACTCG AGTTCACAGAAAACAGATCACACGCTCGCGAGCGAGTCCGACAATTTCAAAGACGACATAAACGCCTTGCTCGAGGAATCGAAGAGGGAGCATGATTACCCACTCCACGTCCGAGCGGCAGAAAGTCGTTCATTCGCCTCCGTTAATGAGCAAGGAAATCCTGACAAACCGAAACTTCTAACCATTTACACGTTACCTGATGACAATGATAGGCCACGCAGACGCTATCGAGGAAGGTCTCGGATAAAAAATTCTAGAAAACAACCCACCTCTAAG GTCAATCCGCTCTCCGacgaagaaaaggaggaaCTGGAAAAACTAGCGGTCGAGGTGGAAAAAGAGGAAACCAAACCGAACGAGCTCTACGCTCCAAATCCTAGGTATCCTGGATCGCGATCGAAGAGCACGCATGGTCGACACAAACCACACGACTTTACCGCGCCGATAAAAGTACAAGTTCCGCTCGACGAAGCCCTGAACCTACCGAAAACTCCTCAAAGCACCGACTTCTCGCGATCGAACTCTGACGTCCCCaaagtcgaaaaaaaagagccgtCATTTAAAGAACAACCTTTGGCAATTTGGCCCGGCGTGTTTAAAGTGTCGCCTGTCGACTTGCCGACTGATAATGAAACTTTCAAAAACAGCATATCCGAAATCGACGGAAAAAAGCCGCCTACTGTAAAGATAGATCTGCTAGAAACGCCACAGAACACGAATTTTTGGGAATCCTCGAACGATTACAATATTGCTGCACCCGAAACTGATGAAGAAGAATCACCTGTTAAGGTGCAACGTCCGTCGACAATTTTATCGAACGTGAACAAACTCTCACCTATCGATTTGCCAAATCAGAACgaaaataatggaaataagaaaataaaagactgtGCGTAG
- the LOC139101461 gene encoding mediator of RNA polymerase II transcription subunit 30 isoform X2 — MAGQQHPFLSGFPNVQQSAMRTQFGGGQMVSGLMGPQQGNMVSSQQFGMGVGVGVGVGNVGSNAMGMPNTQQVLAQQQQQQQSMAIQQQMQQMQQQQLQLQQQQQAAMVQQNNQANNQATTPQTPVPPTQPPPRQQQNKEFNTASLCRYGQETVQEIVSRTLELFQTLKVLQPPNGTGQGANMANEKKKKVYEQLEMIKMMFKRLRLIYEKCNENCQLQGMEYTHIESLIPLKEEWDMKSDEKKTSEAYRLTCEERKEIMEVSKWY; from the exons ATGGCTGGGCAACAACATCCTTTTTTATCTGGATTTCCTAATGTGCAGCAGTCCGCTATGCGCACACAGTTTGGTGGTGGACAAATGGTTTCTGGTTTGATGGGGCCACAACAAGGGA ATATGGTGAGCTCTCAACAATTTGGCATGGGAGTGGGAGTTGGAGTGGGTGTTGGCAATGTTGGCTCTAATGCCATGGGAATGCCTAATACTCAGCAAGTTTTGGcccagcagcagcagcaacagcagtcTATGGCGATTCAACAGCAAATGCAACAGATGCAACAGCAGCAGTTGCAACtacagcagcaacagcaagcTGCCATGGTACAGCAAAATAATCAAGCTAATAATCAGGCCACAACACCACAGACTCCTGTACCACCTACTCAACCACCGCCTCGACAACAACAGAATAAGGAGTTTAATACTGCCAGCTTGTGTAGATATGGGCAAGAGACTGTGCAAGAAATTGTCAGCCGTACCCTAGAACTCTTTCAAACTCTCAAAGTCCTTCAACCACCTAAtg GTACTGGACAGGGAGCAAATATGgcgaatgaaaaaaagaaaaaagtctaCGAGCAATTAGAAATGATCAAAATGATGTTCAAACGCCTGAGACTGATATACGAAAAGTGTAATGAAAACTGTCAGCTGCAAGGGATGGAGTACACGCATATAGAAAGTTTAATTCCATTGAAGGAGGAATGGGATATGAAATCCGACGAGAAGAAGACATCGGAGGCCTACAGACTCACCTGCGAGGAGAGGAAGGAAATTATGGAGGTGAG CAAGTGGTATTGA